In the genome of Bacillus sp. S3, one region contains:
- the galE gene encoding UDP-glucose 4-epimerase GalE has protein sequence MILVVGGAGYIGSHLVKELVEKEEVVVLDNLSTGHREAVDSRAIFVKGDLGNEDDLHMVFRSYPIKAVMHFAAYSLVGESVIDPLKYYQNNVASTLTLLKVMLKFKVKKFIFSSTAATYGIPDVELIDETSATAPINPYGQSKLMVEQILADFSKSYGLNYVVLRYFNAAGAHGSARIGESHDPETHLIPIVLQQLLGQREKVAVFGSDYDTPDGTCIRDYIHVTDLANAHIYALEALLSGKKSAETYNLGNGLGYSVKEVIETCEKVTGVKANVEMADRRAGDPARLVASSHKIYSELGWQAERNLEKIIADAWKWHQKQTY, from the coding sequence ATGATTCTCGTCGTTGGCGGAGCTGGCTATATTGGCAGCCATCTTGTTAAGGAATTAGTTGAAAAAGAAGAGGTCGTTGTGCTCGATAATTTGTCAACGGGGCACCGCGAGGCCGTAGATAGCCGGGCCATCTTTGTCAAAGGAGATCTCGGCAATGAGGACGATCTCCATATGGTCTTCAGAAGTTATCCGATTAAAGCCGTGATGCACTTTGCTGCCTATAGCTTAGTCGGGGAGTCTGTTATTGATCCTTTAAAGTATTATCAAAATAACGTTGCCTCCACTTTAACACTGTTAAAAGTCATGTTGAAATTTAAGGTGAAAAAATTTATTTTCTCCTCTACTGCAGCTACATATGGAATTCCTGATGTTGAACTTATTGATGAAACAAGTGCCACTGCACCGATTAATCCGTATGGTCAATCCAAGTTAATGGTAGAGCAGATTCTCGCAGACTTTTCAAAATCCTACGGGTTGAATTATGTGGTGCTGCGCTACTTTAATGCAGCCGGTGCCCATGGATCAGCAAGGATTGGTGAAAGTCATGACCCTGAAACACATTTAATTCCTATTGTCCTACAACAGCTGTTAGGCCAGCGTGAAAAAGTCGCTGTCTTTGGCTCGGATTATGATACACCGGACGGTACGTGTATCCGGGATTATATTCATGTGACTGATTTAGCAAACGCCCATATCTATGCACTTGAGGCCTTGCTGTCAGGGAAGAAGTCGGCTGAGACATATAATCTTGGCAACGGACTTGGCTATTCTGTTAAGGAAGTTATTGAAACATGTGAAAAGGTAACAGGAGTGAAGGCAAACGTGGAAATGGCCGACCGCCGTGCGGGTGATCCGGCCCGCCTTGTTGCATCTTCCCATAAGATTTACTCCGAATTAGGCTGGCAAGCCGAACGGAATTTAGAAAAAATTATTGCTGATGCCTGGAAATGGCACCAGAAACAAACCTATTAA
- a CDS encoding transcriptional regulator GutM encodes MQLAIILCAVLIVQYVLSLIQIRSYKKNIDKIVRDYKGEDGYFMFSGMQRGKLRPGAIAVLVVDQDYIVHECHMLKGMSVLTKFKSIDSYKGQHVGEIVNDVNDSAAKYTKKKLPAFKQALLQAGENALLTISKSKISMEA; translated from the coding sequence GTGCAGTTAGCTATTATTCTATGTGCCGTTCTCATTGTTCAATATGTACTGTCACTCATTCAAATCAGGTCTTATAAGAAAAATATTGATAAAATTGTTCGCGATTATAAAGGAGAAGATGGGTATTTCATGTTCTCCGGCATGCAAAGAGGGAAACTCCGGCCAGGGGCCATTGCCGTTCTTGTCGTCGATCAGGACTATATTGTTCATGAATGCCACATGTTAAAGGGAATGTCGGTTCTAACAAAATTTAAATCGATAGATTCATATAAAGGGCAGCATGTTGGGGAGATCGTCAATGATGTCAATGACAGTGCTGCAAAATATACAAAGAAGAAGTTGCCTGCGTTTAAACAGGCACTTTTACAAGCAGGAGAAAATGCACTGCTGACAATTTCAAAAAGTAAAATTTCTATGGAAGCATAA
- a CDS encoding PTS sugar transporter subunit IIB, translating to MKKLLIMCGTGIATSTIVTGKVKTWLAENGLENKVKLYQSKISEELSRIDDYDIIVSTTLVPDNIKSKIIDGVPLLTGIGKDAMFEKIKTQILA from the coding sequence ATGAAAAAATTATTAATTATGTGTGGAACAGGTATTGCAACATCAACAATCGTGACAGGGAAAGTAAAAACGTGGTTAGCAGAAAATGGTTTGGAAAATAAGGTGAAATTATACCAATCCAAAATCAGTGAGGAACTTAGCAGAATCGATGATTATGATATTATCGTTTCAACGACACTAGTACCTGATAATATTAAGAGTAAGATCATTGACGGCGTGCCATTGTTAACTGGAATTGGAAAAGATGCGATGTTTGAAAAAATCAAAACACAAATTTTGGCGTAG
- a CDS encoding BglG family transcription antiterminator translates to MFLDDRSVNLLHELIKTPQIKNKELEDKFHLSRRQVSYSLEKINQWLQTKNLVPITKSRNGNFIIDKKIFAHFSEGDSDSNHLEEYIPTEKERALLIILYLLGKREDVSLFHIIDLLNVSKNTGISDIKEASELIKKYSLSIVYTRSEGYDIVGDEFQIRKLLIVVVKSVLNFFNGHKYFEKLLQLNISTTQEKVKSIEESLNIHLTDESYEKLPYMIELIFIRIEQGHLLNADFYIGLDELADTEEYAASKLLLKENMEVPISERIWLTLQLLTSNVRSADILTNERINELKTAVGQMIDLFEKKSCIFIVDKEEILDKLLLHMRPAYYRIKYHLTLKNQFSAKMIEEYMDLHEIVTSSIKPLEDLIGETFPPGEIAFITMFLAGQLIKQGEELNKKKRALVVCTNGLTISKIMQQTLKEIFPEFYFAESLSLRQFQNYQLEYEIVFSTIPVQSEKPMYLINPLMTLSEKESLRRQVINTVDKESYATINISRLITTIKENAIVTDEMALLTSLSKLFQENQRKEAKELKNVTFGLKQFLPSEFIQFRDQVTTWQEAITIACEPLVKSNIIKPSYVTTLIGENDRQQVYSFLGKKMAIPHAAPEKGVTADAFAMLILKNPVKFANGHHVSIITPLAIYNQNRHLKALSQLVELAEDEEKISELIGANDASDAWFIINGI, encoded by the coding sequence ATGTTCCTTGATGATAGAAGTGTCAATTTATTACATGAATTGATCAAAACTCCACAAATAAAAAATAAGGAACTCGAAGATAAATTTCATTTGAGCAGAAGACAAGTGTCATATTCCCTTGAAAAGATCAATCAGTGGCTGCAAACGAAAAACTTAGTTCCAATCACAAAAAGCAGAAACGGGAATTTTATTATTGATAAAAAAATATTTGCCCATTTTTCAGAAGGGGATTCCGATTCCAACCATTTGGAGGAATATATCCCAACTGAAAAAGAAAGAGCACTTTTAATTATTTTATATTTATTAGGTAAAAGAGAAGATGTTTCCCTCTTTCATATTATCGATCTCTTAAATGTAAGTAAAAATACGGGAATTAGTGATATTAAGGAAGCATCAGAACTAATTAAAAAATACTCTTTATCTATTGTTTATACCCGATCCGAGGGCTATGACATTGTCGGTGACGAATTCCAAATCCGGAAACTGCTAATCGTTGTCGTAAAATCTGTTTTAAACTTTTTTAACGGTCATAAATATTTCGAGAAGTTATTACAACTCAATATTTCCACAACGCAGGAAAAAGTGAAGTCGATTGAGGAATCGTTAAACATTCATTTAACAGATGAAAGCTATGAAAAATTGCCATACATGATTGAACTGATTTTTATCAGAATAGAACAAGGCCATCTGCTCAACGCTGATTTTTATATTGGCTTGGATGAACTGGCAGATACGGAAGAATATGCTGCCTCCAAACTGCTTTTAAAAGAAAACATGGAAGTGCCGATTTCCGAAAGAATCTGGCTCACCCTACAGCTGCTTACTTCCAATGTTCGCTCAGCTGATATTTTAACCAATGAACGGATTAACGAATTAAAAACAGCTGTTGGTCAAATGATTGATCTTTTTGAGAAAAAATCCTGTATCTTCATTGTCGACAAAGAGGAAATCTTGGACAAATTGCTGCTCCATATGCGCCCTGCTTATTATCGAATCAAATATCATTTAACACTAAAAAATCAATTTTCAGCCAAAATGATTGAGGAATATATGGATTTGCATGAAATAGTCACATCCTCCATCAAGCCACTAGAGGACTTAATTGGCGAAACGTTCCCTCCCGGTGAAATAGCCTTTATCACCATGTTTCTTGCCGGGCAGCTAATCAAACAGGGTGAAGAGCTGAATAAAAAGAAACGAGCCTTAGTTGTCTGTACAAATGGTTTAACCATTTCAAAAATCATGCAGCAAACCCTAAAGGAAATCTTTCCGGAATTTTACTTTGCTGAAAGTCTCTCGTTACGTCAATTTCAAAACTATCAGCTCGAATACGAGATTGTCTTTAGCACGATTCCAGTACAGTCGGAAAAGCCAATGTATTTAATTAATCCATTAATGACATTAAGTGAAAAAGAATCATTGCGAAGGCAGGTTATTAACACTGTCGACAAGGAAAGCTATGCCACCATCAACATTAGTAGATTAATAACGACAATAAAAGAGAATGCCATTGTTACAGATGAAATGGCCTTATTAACCTCTTTGTCAAAGCTTTTTCAAGAGAATCAAAGGAAAGAGGCGAAAGAGCTTAAAAATGTCACCTTCGGCTTAAAGCAATTTTTACCAAGTGAGTTTATTCAATTTAGAGATCAGGTTACCACGTGGCAGGAGGCGATCACCATTGCCTGCGAACCGCTTGTAAAAAGCAATATCATTAAACCGTCCTATGTGACAACGTTAATTGGAGAAAATGATCGTCAACAGGTTTATAGTTTTTTAGGTAAAAAGATGGCGATTCCGCATGCTGCTCCAGAAAAAGGCGTTACGGCCGACGCATTTGCGATGCTTATATTAAAAAATCCAGTCAAGTTTGCAAACGGACATCATGTATCGATTATCACACCGCTTGCCATTTATAATCAAAACCGCCATTTAAAGGCATTATCACAATTAGTCGAGCTCGCTGAGGATGAAGAAAAAATTTCCGAACTGATTGGCGCAAATGATGCTTCCGATGCCTGGTTTATCATAAATGGCATTTGA
- a CDS encoding PTS galactitol transporter subunit IIC, which produces MSVLQWFVDLGASVMLPILLFIFGIILGTKPGKAFKAGLTVGIGFVGLNLVIGLLTNSLGPAAKAMVDNFGFQLGTIDVGWPAAAAISYGTALGSLAIPLGIGINVVLLITGLTKTLDVDIWDYWHCAFTGSLVYALTGNFALGLYTIAIHLVVIFFLGDLIAKDISKFYGFQNITFPHGASAPSYLVAKPLNWVFDRIPGFNKLEADPESIQKRIGIFGDSTVMGVLIGIVIGILAGYNVTEIMQLAVQTGAVMMLMPRMVSLLMEGLSPISEAASDFVRKRMPGRDLYIGMDSALSVGHPAVLSASLIIVPITLFLAVILPGNKVLPFGDLATIPFLVCLMTPVFRGNIIRTVVAGTIYMAVGLLIASWAAPLITDSALAAKFDMAGNSSISALVDGAVWTTFIFVGLAKVLNWAGITIIGVVAFAGLIYLNKIKPKRDAKLGKDQSASL; this is translated from the coding sequence ATGTCAGTTTTACAATGGTTTGTTGATCTTGGTGCAAGCGTTATGCTGCCAATTCTATTGTTTATTTTCGGAATTATTCTGGGAACAAAACCGGGGAAAGCCTTTAAGGCAGGCTTAACCGTTGGTATTGGATTCGTCGGTTTGAATCTAGTTATTGGTTTATTAACAAATAGCTTAGGACCTGCGGCAAAGGCTATGGTCGATAATTTTGGCTTCCAGCTGGGTACGATAGATGTCGGCTGGCCGGCGGCAGCGGCTATCTCCTATGGTACAGCGTTAGGAAGTTTAGCCATTCCACTAGGTATTGGTATTAACGTTGTCTTGTTAATTACCGGTCTTACGAAAACACTTGATGTTGATATTTGGGATTACTGGCACTGTGCCTTTACGGGATCACTTGTATATGCCTTAACCGGAAACTTTGCCCTTGGATTATATACGATTGCGATTCATTTAGTAGTAATTTTCTTCTTAGGAGATTTAATTGCCAAAGATATCAGCAAATTTTATGGGTTCCAAAATATCACCTTCCCGCATGGTGCATCTGCGCCATCCTATTTAGTAGCAAAACCATTAAACTGGGTGTTTGATAGAATACCAGGCTTTAACAAGTTAGAGGCTGACCCAGAATCAATCCAAAAGAGAATCGGAATTTTCGGTGATTCCACTGTTATGGGTGTCTTAATCGGAATCGTCATTGGGATTCTTGCCGGTTATAATGTCACAGAAATCATGCAGCTTGCAGTTCAAACTGGAGCGGTTATGATGCTGATGCCGCGGATGGTGTCGCTATTAATGGAAGGGCTTTCGCCAATTTCGGAAGCAGCAAGTGATTTTGTCAGAAAGCGTATGCCAGGGCGTGATTTATATATCGGGATGGACAGTGCCTTGTCCGTGGGGCACCCGGCAGTTCTATCAGCATCACTCATCATTGTGCCAATTACATTATTCTTAGCAGTTATTTTACCAGGCAATAAAGTTTTACCATTTGGGGATTTAGCAACAATTCCATTTTTAGTCTGCTTAATGACACCTGTTTTCAGAGGGAATATTATCCGTACTGTTGTAGCCGGAACGATTTATATGGCGGTTGGTTTGTTAATCGCTTCATGGGCAGCACCGTTAATTACTGATTCAGCTTTAGCAGCAAAGTTTGATATGGCTGGAAATTCAAGTATTTCTGCACTAGTAGATGGAGCAGTTTGGACGACGTTTATCTTTGTCGGCCTGGCAAAGGTCCTCAATTGGGCGGGAATTACCATTATTGGCGTTGTTGCCTTTGCGGGATTAATTTACTTAAATAAAATCAAACCGAAACGTGATGCGAAACTAGGCAAAGACCAAAGTGCTAGCCTATAA
- a CDS encoding NAD(P)H-dependent oxidoreductase produces MSVYQKLLQRERENAPIRVGVIGAGQMGFGMIAQISNIPGMIVAGVCDVNVEAAQRAADFYNSKASKRNPVIVTSDFREVIQSPTVEVIVDATGVPEVGANISLETLRSKKHLVLLNVEVDITIGSVMYQMFNNAGLVYTGSAGDEPAATLELYEFAKTMGFEVLVAGKGKNNKLNPLSNPDVCAAEAKQKQMSAHMLAAFQDGTKTMAEMNLLSNATGFLPDKVGMHGVSATVQDVADKLDLKENGGVLDSFGVVEYVDGLAPGVFVIVKSDLEPVDHELRYLKVGKGPHYTLYRPYHLASLETPITIAKAVLQHDSSIHPIGAPISETVAVAKRDIKAGETLDGIGGYSVRGVLETHVDMKVNGHIPIGLISGKVVVKKDIKLGQFLTLDDVELDSSTTVWKLRSLQDQLFPVSVENRPLVRL; encoded by the coding sequence ATGTCAGTTTATCAAAAGCTTTTACAACGTGAACGTGAAAACGCGCCAATAAGAGTAGGAGTAATCGGCGCTGGTCAAATGGGATTCGGAATGATCGCGCAAATTTCCAATATTCCTGGAATGATTGTTGCAGGTGTATGTGATGTCAACGTGGAAGCTGCCCAGAGAGCAGCGGACTTTTATAACTCAAAAGCTAGTAAAAGGAACCCGGTTATTGTCACAAGCGATTTTCGTGAAGTGATTCAATCTCCAACGGTGGAAGTCATTGTCGATGCGACAGGGGTGCCAGAGGTCGGAGCAAATATCTCGCTAGAAACCTTACGCTCGAAAAAACACCTTGTCCTTTTAAATGTTGAAGTAGACATTACCATCGGTTCTGTGATGTATCAAATGTTTAACAATGCAGGCTTAGTATATACAGGTTCTGCAGGCGATGAGCCGGCTGCAACTCTAGAATTATATGAATTTGCGAAAACAATGGGATTTGAAGTATTAGTTGCAGGTAAAGGGAAAAATAATAAGTTAAACCCACTGTCAAATCCTGATGTATGTGCCGCGGAAGCGAAACAAAAACAAATGAGTGCCCATATGCTTGCAGCCTTCCAAGATGGAACGAAAACAATGGCGGAGATGAACCTGTTAAGTAATGCAACCGGTTTTCTGCCTGATAAAGTCGGCATGCATGGTGTATCAGCAACCGTTCAAGATGTGGCGGACAAATTGGATCTAAAAGAAAATGGCGGCGTGCTGGACAGTTTCGGTGTTGTAGAATATGTAGACGGCCTTGCTCCTGGAGTATTTGTCATCGTAAAAAGCGACCTAGAGCCTGTTGACCACGAACTTCGTTATTTAAAAGTGGGGAAAGGGCCACACTATACACTATATCGCCCATACCACCTTGCGAGCTTGGAAACACCGATTACAATTGCAAAAGCAGTCCTACAACATGATTCATCCATCCACCCAATTGGTGCACCAATTTCTGAAACAGTAGCTGTGGCTAAACGGGATATTAAAGCAGGCGAAACATTAGACGGCATCGGCGGCTATTCTGTTCGCGGTGTTCTTGAGACACATGTAGATATGAAAGTAAACGGCCATATTCCAATCGGCCTGATCAGCGGTAAAGTGGTTGTGAAAAAGGATATTAAACTTGGCCAATTCTTAACGTTGGATGATGTGGAATTAGATTCATCGACAACCGTTTGGAAGTTACGCTCACTTCAAGATCAGCTATTCCCAGTAAGTGTTGAGAATCGCCCATTAGTAAGACTGTAA
- a CDS encoding PTS sugar transporter subunit IIA yields the protein MFFDRKITFFELEAKNRQDALRQMALSLQEADLVSASFEEGILEREETFPTGLAVEPYGVAIPHTDADKVFTPQIAFASLKKPVKFQMMGNGNEEVDVSLIFMLALKKAEDQLTMLQRLMGIFQDRSLLTEFAACKNQRELEGLLSKVGLE from the coding sequence ATGTTTTTTGATAGAAAAATAACCTTTTTTGAATTAGAAGCAAAGAATCGCCAGGATGCACTAAGGCAAATGGCCTTGTCATTACAGGAGGCAGACCTGGTATCCGCTTCGTTTGAGGAAGGAATTTTGGAGCGTGAAGAAACATTTCCAACAGGATTAGCTGTAGAACCGTATGGGGTCGCTATTCCTCATACAGATGCAGACAAAGTCTTTACACCCCAAATTGCTTTTGCCTCCTTAAAAAAACCTGTCAAGTTCCAAATGATGGGGAATGGCAATGAAGAGGTTGATGTATCCTTAATCTTCATGCTCGCCTTAAAAAAAGCAGAAGACCAGCTAACTATGCTGCAACGATTGATGGGGATTTTTCAAGATCGTTCATTATTAACAGAATTCGCTGCTTGTAAAAATCAAAGAGAATTAGAGGGACTTTTAAGCAAGGTTGGACTTGAATAA
- a CDS encoding sugar-binding transcriptional regulator, with amino-acid sequence MVIIDNRRILVKVAQMYYNEGATQSEIAEVIGVSRSLVSKYLTKARELGIVEITIHDEGLHQFSQLERKVERLYNLREVVCIESVGQESSKKQLAEAVSEFLQRMIKDGQIIGFSSGTTLNEVAKALNSPQMFPKLTVVPLVGGMGNEQVDIHSNSIVARVGAAFQAQCEFLHLPVMVDTKEAKEVLMRQPSIHSTFTLAEQSNIAVVGIGGSPEHSTMVKSYLGSDFQSIIDDKEIVGDICYNFINKFGKPVENQWNDRVIALELEKLKQIPLVIGVASGLEKVEAIKAALEGNLIHVLITDEVTANALVE; translated from the coding sequence GTGGTTATTATTGACAATAGAAGAATATTAGTAAAAGTGGCCCAAATGTATTATAACGAAGGAGCTACCCAGTCGGAGATTGCGGAAGTCATCGGTGTCAGCCGTTCGCTTGTGTCGAAATATTTGACGAAGGCAAGGGAACTGGGAATCGTGGAAATCACGATCCATGATGAGGGCTTGCATCAATTTAGTCAGTTAGAGCGGAAGGTGGAGCGGCTTTATAACCTTCGCGAGGTTGTCTGTATTGAAAGTGTGGGACAGGAATCTTCCAAGAAACAGCTGGCAGAAGCAGTGAGCGAATTTTTACAAAGGATGATTAAGGACGGACAAATCATTGGGTTCTCCTCCGGGACCACCTTGAATGAAGTGGCCAAAGCGTTGAATTCGCCCCAAATGTTTCCTAAACTTACGGTTGTTCCATTAGTAGGCGGAATGGGGAACGAACAGGTAGACATCCACTCCAATTCGATTGTTGCGAGAGTTGGAGCAGCATTTCAAGCGCAATGTGAATTTCTTCATCTCCCTGTAATGGTGGACACAAAGGAAGCGAAGGAAGTGCTTATGCGGCAGCCTTCCATCCACAGCACGTTTACCCTTGCCGAGCAGTCAAATATTGCCGTGGTGGGGATTGGGGGAAGCCCTGAGCATTCTACAATGGTGAAATCGTACTTAGGCTCAGACTTTCAGTCAATTATAGATGACAAAGAAATTGTCGGTGACATTTGCTATAACTTTATTAACAAATTCGGCAAGCCTGTCGAAAATCAGTGGAACGACCGGGTCATTGCTCTCGAACTTGAAAAGTTAAAGCAGATCCCGCTTGTGATCGGTGTTGCTTCCGGTTTAGAAAAAGTAGAGGCGATTAAAGCGGCCCTCGAAGGGAACTTAATCCATGTCCTGATTACAGATGAAGTGACCGCAAATGCCTTGGTTGAATAG
- a CDS encoding PTS glucitol/sorbitol transporter subunit IIA — MTKSVVQEIGVLVPTFKEDKIVILFGPQAPKELREMAVIHEFESVTEEPLKEGGTIQFGGESFTITALGTLANKNFKELGHISIYFQEPMEEVLPGAVFAHPHQFPTIEEGTVITIK, encoded by the coding sequence GTGACAAAATCAGTTGTACAGGAAATCGGGGTATTAGTGCCGACGTTTAAAGAGGATAAAATTGTAATCTTATTTGGCCCGCAGGCACCAAAGGAATTGCGCGAAATGGCGGTCATTCATGAATTTGAAAGCGTAACGGAGGAGCCATTAAAAGAGGGCGGTACGATTCAATTTGGCGGGGAGTCGTTTACGATTACAGCCCTTGGCACACTAGCAAACAAAAACTTTAAGGAATTAGGGCATATCTCAATTTATTTCCAAGAGCCAATGGAGGAAGTGTTACCTGGAGCGGTATTTGCGCACCCGCATCAATTCCCAACCATAGAAGAGGGAACAGTAATTACCATAAAGTAA
- a CDS encoding PTS glucitol/sorbitol transporter subunit IIC, whose product MEWIKWLGEHFIGMFNAGGETFMGLFTGIVPTLVVLLTFTYAVIKFVGEDRVSRAIQFAAKYTLLRYTLMPVLSVLLLTNPMAYTFGRFLPEKQKPAFYDSAVSFVHPVTGLFPYANAGELFVYLGIANGIKELGLPVADLAVRYFLVGIVIIFIRGVVTELITNYLAKKVEAESR is encoded by the coding sequence ATGGAATGGATTAAATGGTTAGGGGAACATTTCATCGGGATGTTTAATGCGGGTGGAGAAACATTTATGGGGTTATTCACCGGAATTGTCCCAACGTTGGTCGTACTACTAACATTTACGTATGCGGTGATTAAGTTTGTCGGGGAAGATAGAGTAAGCAGAGCAATCCAGTTCGCTGCGAAATATACATTGCTGCGCTATACGTTAATGCCGGTGCTATCGGTCTTATTGTTAACAAATCCAATGGCATATACATTTGGCCGCTTTTTACCAGAGAAACAAAAGCCGGCATTCTATGATTCCGCCGTTTCATTTGTTCATCCGGTTACGGGTTTATTCCCATACGCGAACGCGGGTGAGCTCTTTGTCTATTTAGGTATTGCCAATGGAATCAAGGAATTGGGCCTGCCGGTCGCAGACCTTGCTGTTCGTTACTTTTTAGTGGGTATTGTTATTATTTTTATCCGCGGGGTTGTGACCGAGTTAATTACAAACTATCTAGCTAAAAAAGTAGAAGCGGAATCAAGATAG
- a CDS encoding PTS glucitol/sorbitol transporter subunit IIB produces the protein MTKRGVFVSKGSGGWGVGLYIEPNGKKNKVVSITGGGIHPVARRIAELTGAEAVDGFKGSYPEEEMMCVVIDCGGTARIGVYPMKRIPTVDILPSSPSGPLAKHITEDIFVSGVTVKDIALAEGHTQAAGAQEAVEDEPKFDTSDKEKFKESYQQLKKEHAEHQKENLLLRFSKGIGNVTGTFYQAGRDTVEMLLKNIIPFMAFVSMLMGIINYTGIGDVIANSLSPLAGSLWGLLVIVIICTLPFLSPVLGPGAVIAQVIGVLIGSQIALGNIPPQYALPALFAINGQVGCDFIPVGLSLGEAKPETVRYGVPAVLYSRLITGVAAVVIAYFASIGMY, from the coding sequence ATGACTAAACGTGGAGTATTTGTATCAAAAGGTTCAGGCGGTTGGGGCGTCGGCCTTTATATAGAGCCAAATGGTAAAAAGAACAAGGTTGTTTCTATCACAGGTGGCGGTATTCACCCGGTAGCAAGAAGAATTGCAGAATTAACAGGTGCAGAGGCAGTGGATGGTTTTAAAGGCTCTTATCCTGAAGAGGAAATGATGTGTGTGGTCATTGACTGTGGAGGTACTGCCCGAATTGGCGTCTATCCAATGAAGCGGATTCCGACAGTAGATATTCTTCCATCCTCACCTTCAGGTCCGCTCGCCAAGCATATCACCGAGGACATTTTTGTTTCCGGTGTAACCGTAAAAGATATTGCACTTGCAGAGGGACATACACAAGCAGCCGGAGCGCAGGAGGCTGTAGAAGATGAACCTAAGTTTGATACGAGCGATAAGGAGAAATTCAAGGAAAGCTATCAACAACTGAAAAAAGAACATGCAGAACATCAAAAAGAAAATCTGCTGCTCCGGTTTTCAAAAGGAATTGGAAATGTAACCGGAACGTTCTATCAAGCCGGCCGTGATACCGTTGAAATGTTATTAAAAAATATCATTCCATTTATGGCATTTGTCAGTATGTTAATGGGGATTATTAATTATACTGGAATTGGTGATGTCATTGCGAACTCTTTATCTCCGCTTGCCGGGTCATTATGGGGACTTCTGGTGATTGTTATTATTTGTACGCTGCCATTCTTATCACCGGTTTTAGGACCTGGTGCGGTTATTGCACAGGTTATAGGGGTATTAATTGGAAGTCAGATTGCACTAGGAAATATTCCGCCGCAATATGCATTACCGGCATTATTTGCGATTAACGGTCAAGTAGGTTGTGACTTTATTCCAGTTGGTCTATCTTTAGGTGAAGCAAAACCGGAAACAGTCCGTTACGGAGTGCCGGCTGTTTTATATAGCCGTTTAATCACTGGTGTAGCAGCTGTTGTGATTGCCTATTTTGCAAGCATCGGTATGTACTAA
- a CDS encoding L-ribulose-5-phosphate 4-epimerase, whose translation MLEDLKQLVCKANKALKEYNLVKWTSGNVSYRDRESNRVIIKPSGVHFDALNPEDMVVVDLDGNVIEGKLKPSVDTASHLYVYRQRDDIHCIVHTHSPFATSFAIRGMDIPSYTTTAANIFKDNVPCSDFAAIGEEEVGKQIVDHIGDSPAVLLRSHGVFTVGKDIEYALKAAVILEETAEYAHYATLHEPDLMPLSKEVIASCNHFYRTSYGQEKQIIKKG comes from the coding sequence ATGTTAGAGGACTTAAAACAATTAGTCTGTAAAGCAAATAAAGCGTTAAAAGAGTACAATTTGGTGAAATGGACGAGCGGAAATGTTAGTTATCGGGATCGTGAGAGTAACAGAGTGATAATAAAACCAAGCGGCGTCCACTTTGATGCCTTAAATCCTGAGGATATGGTTGTCGTTGATTTGGATGGTAATGTAATCGAGGGTAAGTTGAAGCCGTCAGTGGATACGGCAAGCCATTTATATGTCTATAGACAGCGCGATGATATTCATTGTATTGTTCATACCCATTCCCCGTTCGCAACTAGTTTTGCTATCCGGGGGATGGATATCCCGTCCTATACGACAACCGCCGCCAATATTTTTAAGGATAATGTTCCATGTTCTGATTTTGCTGCTATTGGTGAGGAAGAAGTAGGAAAACAAATTGTTGATCATATTGGCGATTCACCTGCTGTTTTGCTTCGAAGTCATGGAGTATTTACGGTTGGAAAAGATATTGAGTATGCATTGAAGGCCGCGGTTATTTTAGAAGAAACAGCAGAATATGCCCATTATGCAACATTGCATGAGCCTGACCTCATGCCGCTTAGCAAAGAGGTCATTGCCTCATGCAACCATTTTTACAGAACGTCCTATGGACAAGAAAAACAAATTATAAAAAAAGGGTGA